The genomic DNA TTCCAGCGCCTGCTCAGATAGCTTGCTCGCGCCAATCTTTTCCGCCAGCTTGCGGGTGATCGTGATGCCAGAAGATCCGGTATCCACCAGCAATGTCACCGTGGCGCGGTCATTCAGCCGTGCTCGAACGCCGTAACCACGCAGCACAAAGTTGGCGCTTACGGTCAGCGCTTCCATCTTGATTTCCGCGCGCTCCACGTCACGCGCCGGTATCCAGGTCTTGCGGCCGGCCAGGGCTTTTACAAAGTCTTTGTATTCCCGTTCATGCCGTTCTGCTTCTGGATCACTGTGGAACTCCGCCAGATGGCGCTCAAGCGCCGCCACATTTTCCGGATAGGCCAGCCGGATGGCCCATTCATAAAACGCATCATTATCTTGCGGATCAAGCTCGTGTGCTTTGGCGATGGCTGCTTTTGCTTTGCTGTGACGCGTATAAACAGCATCAACCTTCCCCTGTCCCAGCCACGCGCGAGCGCATTTGTCGTCGAGCTTAAGCGCTGCCCGGAACTCATCTTCAGCCTGCGGAATTAAGCCGCGGCGATAGTAAACATCACCTCGCGCGGAGTGAATGATTGCTGATTCCGGGAATAAGGCCAGCGCTTTTTGTGAGCTTTCTTCGGCGGCCTTGACGTCATCGGCTTTCAAGAGGCTGCGCACCAGACCCGTATACGCTTCAGCGGAGGGTTTTGCGTCAACAATCTTTCGGTATGCAGCCGCCGCGCCGCGAAAATCGGCCTGGAGAAACAGATGATGCGCGTTGGCTAAGGCCGCGTCGTCGGGCGTGCCCGACAAGCTCTGCGCCCGTGAGAGCGGCGCGACAACTACGATCAGCAGGAAGCAGCAGAACCGGGACACAACTCCAGAACGCATCACCAGAGAATACTTGCGGCAAGAATCATTGGCAAAGAATTCCCCCTATTCGCGGGCTTTCTTAAACTCATACACTTCAAAATTAACCAGCCCGTCGCGATAGTCAATCGCCATTTTCATCTGTACAAGCGTACGAATACCAATGAATCCTGCTATCTCTGTGCCTTCAGAAGCGCTGATGTTGTCAGTAGAGAAAACAGGAAGGTCATGGCTTTCAATCCGCATCTTGGCAAACTGCAGGATCGCTTTCTGTCCGGTCAAAACTTCCTGCACCTTGCCGCTCACCCCTTTCATGGTGTAATCACCGTCCGCGCTGGCTTTAGTCACCTGCGAGGCAAGCTTCGGGCTCATGATGTTGAGGTCTGCGCCGGTATCGAGGATAAAATTTCCCACCGCCTTGTCGTTGACCACCACAGGCACCACAATGTCATGCCCAAAACGATAAAACTTGGTGAAAGACTGCATCTCAGGCGCGATATAGCGGTCCTGGGCCGGATCATCGTCGCTGACGGCATTCGGGTTTTTGGGCAGAGGAGTCAGCAAGACCTTCTGTTCGCGGAAATTCAGCGTGACCAGGAACTTCCTGAAGACGTCCGCCCCAATAAGGCCGGCTTCATCGGCGATATCATTTTTGCTGGAAACCGTGACAACGCAGTTATGAAACTCCACGCTGCCAATGGTGATCTTATCGACCCACGCCTCGTAGCTGAGCGTAGATCCCTGATCTCCGATGCCGCCAATCCGGCTGTCCGCGATCTTCACCGCGCCCGCCTTCTCCGCCAGTTTTCGTCCAATCGTGATTCCCGGCGCACCCGTGTCCAGCAGCAGAATGGCTGAAGCTCGATCGTTAAATTTCACCTGCAGACCGAAGCCCTTGCTGATATTCATGGGGCCGTTGCGATTGATGTCATAGACGCCGGTGATCTCCTTGCCATAGGGCAGTGCTTTCAGTTCAGTGGGCTTAAGCTGGCTGGCCATGATCCAGGGTTGCTTGCCTGCAACGGCGGTAAGATATTTGATCCGGTTGGCGTCGGCGTCAGTGGGATGGTCCCCGGCCGATTTTTTGATTGCCTCAAGCTGCTCCGCATAAGGCAGTGTCTCTACCCAATATTCATAAATCTGTTCATCCTGCGGATCGAGTTCATGCGCCTTGGCGAACGTCTCTTTGGCCCGCTTGTTCATGGAGACCATTTGAAACATGCGGCCCATGCCGAACAGGGCGCGGGCGGAGTTGGCATCCAATTTTAAGGCAGCGCGATATTCAGTTTCCGTATCTGCAAATTTTCCCGCGCGAAAAGCCACGTCACCCGCCGCTGCATGCACCATGGCTGAGTTTGGGACGGCGACAACTGCTTTCTTCGCGGCTTCCTCGGCCTCATCAAGCTTGGACGCGCGCAGTAAGCTGCGGACCAATCCGGCATTCGCTTCCGGTGACGATGGGTTCTTGGCAAGAATGGCCTGGAACGCTGTGGCAGCCTCTGCAAATTGCCTCTTGCTCATCAACAACTGGGCATCCACCAGGGGATCCGGAGCGGCGGCGGCAGCGCTGCGGGCCGCGGGCGGCACGGCAGGCTTGGCATTGTCCGCGGTGGTCTGCGCCGTGGCGGACGCAGCAAGGCATAGGGCGAGCAAAAAACTGGATTTCATGCGCGATATAGTACAACAAAAGGCTAGATTACTTCCGCCAGTTTTTCCCCTTATAAACCACGGAATCCAAACCATCCATACTGGGAATGTTTTTATTATGGCTAGGCTTAACGGGCTTCCTTCGCACATGAACAGCCTCACGATTTACAATACAAATTGCTCACACATGCGAAAGTGGCGGAATTGGCAGACGCACCAGACTTAGGATCTGGCGCCGCAAGGCGTGGGGGTTCGAGTCCCCCCTTTCGCACCAGCAAACTTTCATTTGAATCGCAGCGAGCATGGATGCAAGTCACGCGAGCACGAGATTTTCTTCCGCATTCTCCATGCATTTACGCGCAAAGACCTGGGGTTGAATCCGCAAACCTTCCCAATTTACTATTCCGCTCATCATGGGAACCAGGACCAGAGCAGGACAATTTTTCGTCACGCTATTGGCGACTACACTTTTTATCGCCAGCGCTGCGGCGCCCCAACCCACCGCCACAATCGACAAACCCAAGTCGCGGACTGTGACCGGAGGCTTTTGTCGAATTCTGAGCAACAACACCTTTTCTGGCAACTTTGGCCCAAATAGCTCAATGCCCACGCTGGCCCTGACGATCGGACCAGCTTCCGCAATGGCCGACGCATTGCACGCAAACAAGGCCAACTTTACCGGCCCCGGCACTTATAAGAATGAGATCATTGCGGTCTACCTGGGCAAGACCGCGCTGGAAGATAGCTACATGGGGCTTGGCACAGTCGTTATCAATGCGGACAAGCACTCTGGAACTTTTTCATTGAACGACAAATCCACTTCCGGGCATTTCGACTGCGGCGCTCCACCAGCATCCTGATGGTTCCAAATACCTGGCAGGTGGCGAAGCTGGCCTTATTAACGTCTTAACGTCCTTAAGCCCAATTCCGGGGCTTTTCGCCGACCAGGTACTAGCACCTTTGCCTTCCAGCTCTGGATTGTATAAACCCTGCAAATGTGGTGAAATCTGATACACCCAGTACGTCGTTTGGATACACTTTTGGCTCCAACGAACGGTCCCGACCTGTCTATGTCATTGAAAAACAGGTTTAGGCCGATCACTTGCCTGCTAATAGAGATAACCAAGCACGCGGGCTCGAACACATGAAACGTCAAGCCATCTTCGTCAGGATTATTACGGCCATGCTCGCCCTGGTGAGCACGCACCTTTTTTCCCAGCAGACCCTTTCACAGCAGACGCCCGAACAGGAAATTGCGCAGATCGTCGCGCAAAGCCAGGAGGCGCTAAGCGAGCACAATGAGCAAAAGGCGCTTTCGATTATTCAGCAAGGGCTAATCAAGTTTCCGAATCGCGAAGAACTGCAAATCCAATTGGCGCGCATCTACGTGGAGCAGAAGCGAGATCGCCAGGCGATTGGCTTGCTGAATTCCGTCCTGTTGGCCAATGCATCCAGCCGTAACGCCAAACTGGAGCTGGCACAGATTTTTGGGTATCGGGAGAACTACCGCGAATCTGACCGACTCTATCGCGAACTGCTCGCGGTCGATCCGGATGACGAAACCGCAGCGCTTGGGCTGGTTCACAATCTTGCGCTGGAAGGCAAGCGCGCAGAAGCGCGAGCACAGTTGCAGCAGGCT from Terriglobia bacterium includes the following:
- a CDS encoding aspartyl protease family protein gives rise to the protein MKSSFLLALCLAASATAQTTADNAKPAVPPAARSAAAAAPDPLVDAQLLMSKRQFAEAATAFQAILAKNPSSPEANAGLVRSLLRASKLDEAEEAAKKAVVAVPNSAMVHAAAGDVAFRAGKFADTETEYRAALKLDANSARALFGMGRMFQMVSMNKRAKETFAKAHELDPQDEQIYEYWVETLPYAEQLEAIKKSAGDHPTDADANRIKYLTAVAGKQPWIMASQLKPTELKALPYGKEITGVYDINRNGPMNISKGFGLQVKFNDRASAILLLDTGAPGITIGRKLAEKAGAVKIADSRIGGIGDQGSTLSYEAWVDKITIGSVEFHNCVVTVSSKNDIADEAGLIGADVFRKFLVTLNFREQKVLLTPLPKNPNAVSDDDPAQDRYIAPEMQSFTKFYRFGHDIVVPVVVNDKAVGNFILDTGADLNIMSPKLASQVTKASADGDYTMKGVSGKVQEVLTGQKAILQFAKMRIESHDLPVFSTDNISASEGTEIAGFIGIRTLVQMKMAIDYRDGLVNFEVYEFKKARE
- a CDS encoding aspartyl protease family protein: MRSGVVSRFCCFLLIVVVAPLSRAQSLSGTPDDAALANAHHLFLQADFRGAAAAYRKIVDAKPSAEAYTGLVRSLLKADDVKAAEESSQKALALFPESAIIHSARGDVYYRRGLIPQAEDEFRAALKLDDKCARAWLGQGKVDAVYTRHSKAKAAIAKAHELDPQDNDAFYEWAIRLAYPENVAALERHLAEFHSDPEAERHEREYKDFVKALAGRKTWIPARDVERAEIKMEALTVSANFVLRGYGVRARLNDRATVTLLVDTGSSGITITRKLAEKIGASKLSEQALEGVGKSGAAVGYKAWVDKVVIGDLEFHDCFVQATPREIAEVDGIIGMDVFSKYLVTLDMPARKLRLEPMPARRNDGEPAQTDAFSQTFTLGHFLLLPTEVGKKATGLFVVDSGSNANTISPELARLMPEMRAFNSPMSGASGVVNSAFIADDATLRFAKVNRNDRISTLDLHSVSKDLGIEVSGQIGFSAMENMKVMIDYRDGLVRFVGK